Proteins encoded by one window of Mus musculus strain C57BL/6J chromosome 10, GRCm38.p6 C57BL/6J:
- the Olfr799 gene encoding olfactory receptor 799: MKNRTVTTFILLGLTDDIRLQTLLFIFLLFSYMLSLSGNLTIITLTLIDPHLKTPMYIFLKNFSFLEISLTTACIPRFLYSLSSGDKSIAYAACISQLLFIDIFAVTEFFLLAIMSYDRYVAICKPLHYMTIMNSRVCKNFIFFCWVAALIIVLPPISLGLGLEFCDSDIVDHFCCDAAPLLKISCSDTWLIEQMVIAGAVLTFIITFVCVVLSYGYIIKTILRFPSAKQRKKAFSTCSSHMIVVSITYGSCIFIYVKPSSKDNVAINKGISLIIVSISPMLNPFIYALRNKQVKQAFNYSIKKVAFLSKM, encoded by the coding sequence ATGAAAAACCGAACAGTAACAACTTTCATTTTGCTGGGTCTGACAGATGACATTAGGCTGCAAACTCTACTTTTTATCTTTCTGCTTTTTTCTTACATGTTGAGTTTATCTGGTAACCTAACCATCATCACCCTCACTCTGATTGACCCCCATCTTAAAACACCTATGTATATTTTCCTCAAAAATTTCTCCTTCTTAGAAATTTCACTTACAACTGCTTGTATTCCCAGATTTCTATACAGCCTATCATCTGGGGATAAGTCCATTGCCTATGCTGCTTGTATCAGTCAACTGTTGTTTATAGACATCTTTGCAGTTACAGAATTTTTTCTCTTGGCTATCATGTCCTAtgatcgctatgtggccatctgtaaaCCTCTGCATTACATGACCATCATGAATAGCAGAGTCTGCAAGAACTTCATCTTCTTCTGTTGGGTAGCAGCACTGATCATCGTTCTCCCACCAATTAGCCTAGGTTTGGGCCTGGAATTCTGTGACTCAGATATTGTTGACCATTTTTGTTGTGATGCAGCTCCTCTCCTGAAAATCTCTTGTTCAGACACATGGTTGATAGAACAGATGGTGATAGCTGGTGCGGTGTTGACATTCATCATCACCTTTGTGTGTGTTGTCCTTTCTTATGGTTATATCATCAAGACCATTCTGAGATTTCCCTCTGCCAAGCAAAGGAAAAAGGCCTTTTCCACCTGTTCTTCCCACATGATTGTTGTTTCCATTACTTATGGTAGCTGCATCTTCATTTATGTCAAACCTTCATCCAAGGATAATGTAGCTATCAATAAAGGGATTTCACTTATTATTGTATCAATTTCACCAATGTTGAATCCCTTTATTTATGCACTGAGAAACAAGCAAGTAAAGCAAGCTTTCAATTACTCAATTAAAAAAGTTGCATTTCTCTCAAAGAtgtaa